A region of Moorena producens PAL-8-15-08-1 DNA encodes the following proteins:
- a CDS encoding pentapeptide repeat-containing protein, with the protein MASPTLKTGQHREGSWYFPLRLNLVLPLVTRRCVAALLEVSLVTTSALLPYGIGLYAEKYSKAEPVPLNPVLGATQNAIAKTLAYPRLQLTKRVTPLTNFFWCASLVMPVGVTLWQLYLLGKTGQTTPKGWFGVRVVTTSGKPPGLMGAVWREAVGRWGLPLGSAYLLWRYTGAFPDLLILLGLAGLMLLAESFSSVLNAQHRSLHDYIAGTYVSDSSRLLLPYWSSFESSPSPEYEDVELEEDTDEQWSQEYEEVELEEDTDGQWSNHQEATSGYRSGTVTTITLISKSQQHSPNLWLWMRRHPGLTLVIVTFGGMGSVLGTFVGTQIYIQSQANWRAFNQQKNQVFLTLVKQLSSTESTAQEERLGSILALGRIDDHRAVPFLVDLLGQENTPSLIDTLQQTLVSKGVQPLPHLRVLNQSVGYDQKTLTREGKPGVGEVLAVRHRATKQAISKILTIYDGQVHNANLSNINLSKVNQGYGYFNPILDNLNLSGINFRYADLSGANLQGSRFYGPGEDEHFGTFDDWVSDFSGADLREVNLTGAILDNVLMNRTNLIGATLNRARFYNGSLIGANLSSAQLINADFRRAILENASLTGANLGEAKFSLSSLHGARLGKVSAVGSDFSSADLSQSSWQGSNLSRANLSNANLKNVDLNSTQLVGANLRNAQLSNAKLRYANLSAADLRGANLAGADFLGVTFAMAKQTKANQFITLPPPKSHLARIRGVDFTNVKNLDEQQLRYICTYGGLHPRCL; encoded by the coding sequence ATGGCTAGCCCCACTCTAAAAACAGGTCAACATCGAGAAGGTAGCTGGTATTTTCCGCTGCGACTGAACTTGGTTCTGCCACTGGTGACTAGGCGTTGCGTGGCAGCGCTTTTGGAAGTCTCGCTGGTAACTACCAGTGCGCTGCTCCCTTACGGGATTGGTTTGTATGCAGAAAAATACTCGAAGGCAGAACCGGTTCCCCTTAACCCAGTGTTGGGGGCAACCCAGAATGCGATCGCAAAAACTCTAGCTTACCCGCGCCTACAACTAACCAAGCGAGTCACTCCCCTGACCAATTTTTTTTGGTGTGCTTCCTTAGTGATGCCAGTAGGAGTAACCCTATGGCAACTTTATCTGCTGGGAAAAACTGGTCAAACTACTCCCAAAGGTTGGTTTGGAGTGCGAGTGGTTACCACCTCGGGAAAACCGCCTGGTTTGATGGGTGCGGTGTGGCGTGAGGCAGTGGGACGCTGGGGATTACCACTGGGAAGTGCTTATTTACTCTGGCGCTATACTGGAGCGTTTCCTGACTTGTTAATTTTGTTGGGATTGGCAGGATTGATGCTATTGGCAGAGAGTTTTAGTTCTGTATTAAATGCTCAACATCGCAGCCTCCACGACTACATAGCCGGAACTTATGTCTCGGATTCCTCTCGGTTGCTCTTGCCGTACTGGTCAAGTTTTGAATCCTCCCCCTCACCAGAGTATGAAGACGTTGAGCTAGAGGAGGACACTGATGAGCAATGGTCTCAAGAGTATGAAGAGGTTGAGCTAGAGGAGGACACTGATGGGCAATGGTCTAATCACCAGGAAGCTACCTCGGGTTACCGTAGCGGAACAGTTACTACCATTACCCTGATTTCAAAATCTCAACAGCACTCCCCCAATCTTTGGTTGTGGATGCGCCGACATCCCGGTCTTACTCTGGTAATTGTTACCTTTGGCGGCATGGGGTCTGTACTGGGCACGTTTGTGGGGACCCAAATCTATATTCAAAGTCAAGCAAATTGGCGAGCGTTCAATCAGCAGAAGAATCAGGTCTTTCTGACCTTAGTGAAACAATTAAGCTCCACTGAGAGCACGGCTCAAGAAGAACGTTTGGGATCAATTCTGGCTCTAGGTAGGATAGACGACCATCGTGCTGTACCGTTTCTGGTGGATTTGCTGGGTCAGGAAAATACCCCTAGCTTGATTGATACCCTCCAACAAACCTTGGTCAGTAAAGGCGTTCAACCGCTTCCCCATTTACGAGTATTGAATCAATCCGTGGGCTACGACCAGAAAACCTTAACCAGGGAAGGTAAACCAGGGGTTGGGGAAGTGCTAGCGGTGCGGCACCGAGCAACTAAGCAAGCTATCTCGAAAATTCTGACTATCTACGACGGTCAAGTGCATAATGCTAACCTGAGTAATATTAACCTCAGTAAGGTTAATCAGGGTTATGGCTATTTTAATCCCATTCTGGACAACCTGAATTTGTCGGGCATTAATTTCCGCTACGCTGATTTGTCCGGTGCTAATTTGCAGGGTAGTCGCTTCTATGGCCCTGGTGAGGATGAACATTTTGGCACGTTTGATGATTGGGTCAGCGACTTTAGCGGAGCTGATCTCAGGGAAGTTAACCTGACTGGCGCTATTCTCGATAATGTCTTGATGAATCGCACTAATTTAATTGGGGCAACCCTGAACCGAGCAAGGTTTTATAACGGCAGCCTGATCGGTGCGAATCTCAGCAGTGCCCAGCTGATTAATGCTGATTTCCGTAGAGCTATCTTAGAAAATGCTAGCCTCACAGGAGCCAATTTGGGGGAAGCAAAATTCAGTCTCTCTAGTCTTCATGGTGCTCGTTTGGGCAAAGTTAGTGCTGTGGGGAGTGATTTCTCTTCTGCTGATTTAAGTCAATCAAGCTGGCAAGGATCGAATCTTTCTAGGGCAAATTTGAGTAATGCTAATCTCAAAAATGTTGATTTAAATTCAACCCAATTGGTAGGGGCTAATTTACGCAATGCTCAGCTGTCAAATGCTAAGCTACGTTACGCTAATCTAAGTGCTGCAGATTTGCGAGGGGCTAATTTAGCTGGAGCCGATTTTCTGGGAGTTACCTTTGCTATGGCTAAACAGACCAAGGCTAATCAATTTATTACTTTGCCTCCACCTAAATCGCATTTAGCCAGGATTAGGGGGGTTGATTTTACCAATGTTAAAAATTTAGATGAGCAGCAACTTCGATATATTTGTACCTATGGTGGACTTCATCCTAGATGTTTGTAA